In the genome of Photobacterium sp. TY1-4, one region contains:
- the artM gene encoding arginine ABC transporter permease ArtM, with protein MNQQHLWQLAEGLWTSLELTAASLILGCLLALLMTVTLILKLPVLNAVSRGLITLFTGTPLLVQIFLIYYGPGQFEWIRNSVFWYWLSQPWFCAMLALSLNTAAYSTQLFHGAFNGIPSGQWQACRALGMDHRATLGVLLPYAVRRAIPAYSNEVILVFKGTSLASTITIMDIMGYAQRINAQTYDTLVVFSVAGLFYLTINAILTLIFRQVERQALAFEHSRT; from the coding sequence ATGAATCAACAGCATCTCTGGCAACTGGCCGAAGGTCTGTGGACCAGCCTGGAGCTGACTGCTGCGTCGCTGATCCTGGGTTGTCTGCTGGCACTACTGATGACCGTGACGCTGATCCTCAAACTTCCGGTCCTTAACGCAGTCAGCCGCGGCCTGATCACCCTGTTTACCGGCACCCCGCTGCTGGTCCAGATTTTCCTGATCTATTACGGTCCGGGTCAGTTTGAATGGATCCGCAACAGTGTGTTTTGGTATTGGCTCAGCCAGCCGTGGTTCTGCGCGATGTTGGCTTTGTCGCTCAATACCGCAGCCTACAGCACGCAACTGTTTCATGGTGCTTTTAATGGGATTCCATCCGGACAATGGCAGGCTTGCCGCGCATTGGGTATGGATCACCGGGCAACTCTCGGGGTGCTGCTACCCTATGCTGTCCGCCGGGCCATCCCGGCATACTCCAACGAAGTGATCCTGGTATTTAAAGGCACTTCCCTGGCCAGTACTATCACGATTATGGATATCATGGGATATGCCCAGCGGATCAATGCCCAAACCTACGACACCCTGGTCGTATTCAGTGTTGCCGGCCTGTTTTACTTAACGATCAACGCCATCCTGACGCTGATTTTCCGCCAGGTGGAACGGCAAGCGCTCGCCTTCGAACACAGCCGTACCTAA
- the artQ gene encoding arginine ABC transporter permease ArtQ, with protein MVLSGYLSTLAEAGWLTLQLAFASLLLGLVLAVLFAGGEMSRSRWIAWPTTVLVTILRGLPELLVVLFIFFGSTQVLFLITGDYIDISPFISGVVALSLIFAAYAAQTLRGALKAVPNGQREAASALGLGRGRTFVRIILPQAARHALPGLTNQWLVLLKDTALVSLIGVTDLLKQAQLTAAATHDSFTWYASAAAIYLVITLLTQRVVKRLDKQFNARGLGQPQGASL; from the coding sequence TTGTCTGGTTATTTATCGACTCTGGCAGAAGCAGGCTGGCTGACATTGCAGCTGGCTTTTGCCAGCTTATTGCTGGGACTGGTGCTGGCCGTACTCTTTGCCGGGGGGGAAATGTCCCGCTCCCGCTGGATAGCCTGGCCAACCACAGTGCTGGTCACGATTCTGCGCGGCCTGCCGGAGTTGTTGGTCGTGCTATTCATTTTCTTCGGCTCCACCCAAGTTCTGTTTCTGATCACCGGCGATTATATCGATATCAGTCCGTTCATTTCCGGTGTGGTTGCGCTATCGCTGATCTTCGCCGCGTATGCGGCGCAAACGCTGCGCGGCGCTTTGAAAGCGGTGCCCAATGGCCAGCGGGAAGCCGCCAGCGCATTGGGACTGGGGAGAGGACGCACCTTCGTGCGCATTATTCTGCCTCAGGCGGCTCGCCATGCACTGCCGGGGCTCACGAACCAATGGCTGGTGCTCCTGAAAGATACCGCATTGGTATCGCTTATCGGGGTCACCGACCTGCTGAAACAAGCGCAGTTAACTGCTGCGGCGACCCATGACAGTTTTACCTGGTATGCCAGTGCTGCTGCGATTTATCTGGTGATCACCCTGTTGACCCAGCGGGTCGTCAAACGCCTGGATAAACAATTCAATGCACGTGGTCTGGGACAACCGCAAGGAGCCTCGCTATGA